One Qiania dongpingensis genomic window carries:
- a CDS encoding leucine-rich repeat domain-containing protein: protein MEWIYARAAGGIRICGAFGEKDTLKVPEEIGGCPVTEIGPYAFSASETPRRFLTEKTARFREKDEGVFEKTDAKEEETEAKRAVKGDRLLAVSLPDTVKVIGDYAFYGCGNLETISFTDSLERIGSGAFMGCSMVRELRFIRKREKSRSLCQMLSELRYALAVTIQERDGESCLIFPEYYEVSVENIPARILETHVHGTGYRYRQCFQEGEIDYRAYDGLFHLAVSQEPAQVLAELALSRLRCPKGLSAEAKTGYLSYFSSHVREAGEYLLKQDDLDSIRLVAEAGGIGMDAGETQEVSFPAYETEDEPPADGAGDFYMASLGEGGFGGSPVNKTESHRLTGKRKAAIDAMMEMAGQMGRTECLGFLMDFKHRKETADGAKKVFEL, encoded by the coding sequence ATGGAATGGATCTATGCCAGGGCGGCAGGCGGAATCCGCATATGCGGAGCTTTTGGGGAAAAGGATACGCTGAAGGTCCCGGAGGAGATCGGGGGATGTCCGGTGACAGAGATTGGCCCATATGCTTTTTCCGCCTCAGAGACGCCGCGGAGGTTTCTAACGGAGAAAACGGCCCGCTTCCGGGAAAAGGACGAGGGTGTCTTTGAGAAGACGGATGCGAAGGAAGAGGAAACAGAGGCAAAGAGAGCGGTGAAAGGAGACAGGCTGTTGGCTGTTTCTCTGCCGGATACAGTAAAGGTGATTGGAGATTACGCTTTCTATGGGTGCGGGAATCTGGAGACCATATCATTTACGGACTCCCTGGAACGGATTGGAAGCGGCGCGTTTATGGGCTGCAGCATGGTGAGAGAGCTTAGATTTATCAGGAAAAGAGAGAAGTCAAGGAGCCTCTGTCAAATGCTTTCGGAGCTTCGGTATGCCCTGGCCGTGACGATACAGGAACGGGACGGAGAAAGCTGTCTGATATTTCCGGAATATTATGAGGTTTCTGTGGAGAATATTCCCGCCAGGATTCTTGAAACGCATGTTCATGGAACCGGCTACCGCTACCGCCAGTGTTTTCAGGAGGGAGAAATTGATTATCGTGCATACGACGGGCTGTTTCACCTAGCGGTGAGCCAGGAACCGGCACAGGTGCTGGCGGAGCTGGCTCTGAGCCGTCTCCGCTGTCCGAAAGGGCTGTCGGCAGAGGCGAAGACTGGATATCTCTCGTATTTCAGCTCCCATGTCCGGGAAGCAGGAGAATATCTTTTAAAACAGGATGATCTGGATTCCATCCGTTTGGTAGCGGAGGCGGGAGGCATTGGAATGGACGCCGGGGAAACACAAGAGGTTTCTTTTCCGGCTTATGAGACAGAGGACGAGCCGCCTGCAGACGGCGCTGGAGACTTTTACATGGCTTCCCTCGGAGAAGGCGGGTTCGGCGGAAGTCCGGTAAATAAGACAGAGTCTCACAGGCTGACGGGAAAACGTAAGGCCGCCATAGACGCGATGATGGAAATGGCAGGGCAGATGGGGAGGACGGAATGCCTGGGATTTTTAATGGATTTTAAGCACAGAAAAGAAACGGCTGATGGGGCGAAGAAGGTATTTGAATTATGA
- a CDS encoding HAD family hydrolase, which translates to MDDGGESHMTEAVIFDMDGLMFDSERLVQLSWTLSGRALGYEEEDLGQNIYHTLGMGVASRRAYFLEHYGEAFPFDTFRQYTKRFFWEKAEEEGIGVKPGLYELLTYLKENGYKIGMATSSSYDYAVGNLERAGIRGYFDAIVCGNMIEKTKPAPDIYQKAAGMLMEPPSCCLALEDAPNGVLSAVRAGMPVVMIPDLLEPKPEIERLLYARCGSLSEVIPLLEEKRCSAEARPVTY; encoded by the coding sequence TTGGATGACGGGGGCGAATCTCACATGACGGAGGCAGTTATTTTTGATATGGACGGTCTGATGTTCGACTCAGAACGTCTGGTGCAGCTATCCTGGACTCTGAGCGGCCGGGCCCTGGGCTATGAGGAAGAAGATCTGGGGCAGAACATCTACCATACCCTGGGGATGGGGGTGGCCAGCAGGAGGGCTTATTTTCTGGAGCATTACGGGGAAGCGTTTCCCTTTGACACATTCCGCCAGTATACCAAGCGGTTTTTCTGGGAGAAGGCAGAGGAGGAAGGAATCGGCGTTAAGCCGGGCCTTTATGAGCTGCTGACGTATCTGAAGGAAAACGGTTATAAAATCGGTATGGCCACTTCTTCCAGCTATGATTATGCGGTGGGAAATCTGGAACGCGCGGGGATTCGGGGATATTTTGACGCCATAGTCTGTGGAAATATGATTGAAAAGACGAAACCGGCGCCGGATATCTATCAGAAAGCGGCCGGCATGCTGATGGAACCGCCGTCCTGCTGCCTGGCTCTGGAGGATGCCCCGAACGGGGTGCTTTCGGCTGTCCGGGCCGGCATGCCCGTGGTCATGATCCCGGATCTTCTGGAGCCGAAGCCGGAAATAGAGAGACTATTGTATGCCAGGTGCGGCAGCCTGTCGGAGGTGATACCTCTTCTTGAGGAGAAGAGGTGCAGTGCGGAGGCGCGTCCGGTTACATATTGA
- a CDS encoding manganese efflux pump MntP: MAVWELFLIAVGLSMDAFAVSVCKGLTMQKMCWKNALLAGVYFGGFQMFMPLIGYFLGTGFQNEIVHIDHWIAFILLGAIGANMIKESFSKEEEMDCSFGVRTMLLLAVATSIDALAVGVTFAFLKVNILMSVSLIGITTFCLSVVGVLVGNVFGSKYKSRAELAGGIILILMGTKILLEHLGIL; this comes from the coding sequence ATGGCTGTTTGGGAATTGTTTTTGATCGCGGTGGGACTGTCCATGGACGCGTTTGCGGTATCTGTCTGTAAGGGGCTTACAATGCAGAAAATGTGCTGGAAGAATGCACTGCTGGCCGGCGTCTATTTTGGAGGTTTTCAGATGTTTATGCCGCTCATAGGGTATTTTCTCGGAACCGGATTTCAAAATGAAATCGTCCATATCGACCATTGGATCGCTTTTATCCTTCTGGGAGCCATCGGAGCCAATATGATCAAGGAATCCTTTTCCAAGGAAGAAGAAATGGACTGTTCCTTTGGGGTTCGGACCATGCTTTTACTGGCAGTTGCCACCAGCATTGACGCTCTGGCTGTGGGCGTGACCTTTGCCTTTCTGAAAGTAAACATCCTGATGTCGGTATCCCTGATCGGGATCACCACCTTTTGTCTGTCGGTGGTGGGTGTGCTGGTGGGAAATGTATTTGGGAGCAAGTATAAATCCAGGGCAGAACTCGCAGGCGGGATCATCCTGATACTGATGGGGACAAAGATACTGCTGGAGCATTTGGGGATTCTATAG
- a CDS encoding DUF362 domain-containing protein: MEKSKVYFTNMRAKVGENLQMKLQRLLQKAGIETIDFQDKYVAIKIHFGERGNLSYLRPNYARTVVDMVKELGGRPFLTDCNTLYIGGRKNALDHIETAYINGFSPFSTGCHILIGDGLKGADDVEVPVNGDWVKKAKIGRAIMDADIIISLTHFKGHEMTGFGGTLKNLGMGCGSRAGKMDMHSTGKPYVDQERCIGCHQCEKICAHGAPEFQEGKASINHEKCVGCGRCIGVCPKDAVCAAKDATNEIVNQKIAEYSLAVVQGRPQFHISLVVDVSPYCDCHGENDRAIVPNVGMFASFDPVALDVACADAVNAQPVIADSILGESHGHEDRDHFGKVSPNTNWKVGIDHGVKIGLGSKDYELIEV; encoded by the coding sequence ATGGAGAAATCCAAGGTGTATTTTACAAATATGAGGGCGAAGGTGGGGGAAAACCTGCAGATGAAGCTTCAAAGGCTTCTGCAAAAGGCAGGGATTGAGACCATAGATTTTCAGGACAAATATGTGGCGATAAAGATACATTTCGGAGAAAGAGGAAACCTTTCTTATCTGCGCCCCAATTATGCCAGGACCGTCGTAGATATGGTAAAGGAGCTGGGAGGCCGTCCGTTTCTGACCGACTGCAACACGCTTTACATAGGCGGGAGGAAGAACGCGCTGGATCATATTGAAACGGCTTACATAAACGGATTCTCCCCATTTTCCACAGGATGCCATATTCTCATCGGGGACGGACTGAAAGGGGCAGATGATGTGGAGGTGCCGGTAAATGGGGACTGGGTGAAGAAGGCCAAGATTGGAAGAGCAATCATGGACGCGGATATCATCATCTCTCTGACTCACTTTAAGGGGCATGAAATGACCGGTTTTGGAGGAACCCTGAAAAATCTGGGGATGGGCTGCGGCTCCCGCGCCGGAAAAATGGACATGCACAGCACGGGGAAGCCATATGTGGATCAGGAGCGCTGCATTGGATGCCATCAGTGTGAAAAGATCTGTGCCCACGGCGCGCCTGAGTTCCAGGAAGGAAAAGCATCCATTAATCATGAAAAATGCGTAGGCTGCGGCCGCTGTATCGGCGTTTGTCCGAAGGATGCAGTCTGTGCGGCGAAGGATGCCACCAATGAGATCGTGAATCAGAAAATCGCGGAATACAGTCTGGCGGTCGTACAGGGAAGACCCCAGTTTCATATTAGTTTGGTGGTGGACGTTTCGCCTTACTGCGACTGCCACGGTGAAAACGACAGGGCCATCGTGCCAAACGTAGGGATGTTCGCCTCCTTTGATCCAGTGGCCCTGGATGTGGCCTGCGCGGATGCGGTAAACGCACAGCCTGTCATTGCGGACAGCATCCTCGGTGAAAGCCATGGGCATGAGGATAGGGACCACTTTGGGAAAGTCAGCCCCAACACCAACTGGAAGGTGGGAATCGACCATGGGGTAAAGATAGGACTTGGCAGCAAAGACTATGAATTGATCGAGGTATGA
- the larE gene encoding ATP-dependent sacrificial sulfur transferase LarE codes for MQREPSRRKGREQEKMDEYEQKKQVLTNMIQDAVKKGACIAFSGGVDSSLLLTAACREQKKTGGVVFGVLFDTFLHSKRDEEAAEKVALECGADFAVIPVNELDNPAILDNPVDRCYQCKKFLFARLKEFAAEHQCSVVMDGTNKDDGTAYRPGLRALSELGILSPLKEAGFSKEEVRRLAAEYGVSVAERPSNSCLATRLPYGTRLETELLERIAAGENYLAELGFRSVRIRVHGKIARIEIDLNQMSSFVTLREDIVARLKDLGFTYITLDAEGFRSGSMDLL; via the coding sequence ATGCAGAGGGAGCCAAGCCGGAGGAAAGGAAGGGAACAAGAGAAAATGGATGAATACGAACAAAAAAAGCAAGTGCTGACCAACATGATACAGGATGCGGTAAAGAAAGGTGCATGTATCGCATTTTCCGGGGGGGTCGACAGCAGCCTGCTTCTTACGGCGGCCTGCCGGGAACAAAAGAAGACTGGCGGAGTGGTTTTTGGCGTGCTGTTCGATACCTTTCTCCATTCGAAGCGGGACGAGGAGGCGGCAGAAAAGGTGGCTCTTGAATGTGGAGCGGATTTTGCCGTGATTCCTGTCAATGAGCTGGATAATCCGGCGATCCTCGATAATCCGGTGGACAGGTGCTACCAATGCAAAAAATTTCTATTTGCCAGACTGAAGGAGTTTGCGGCAGAACACCAATGCAGCGTTGTGATGGACGGAACCAACAAAGATGATGGAACGGCATACAGGCCAGGGCTGCGCGCACTCTCTGAGCTGGGAATCCTGAGTCCTCTTAAGGAAGCTGGCTTCAGCAAAGAAGAAGTGCGGCGCTTGGCCGCTGAGTATGGAGTTTCAGTGGCGGAAAGGCCGTCGAACTCCTGTCTGGCCACTAGGCTTCCCTACGGGACCAGGCTGGAGACAGAGCTTCTGGAGCGCATAGCCGCGGGAGAAAATTATCTGGCGGAGCTTGGATTCCGAAGTGTCAGGATTCGGGTCCATGGGAAGATCGCAAGGATAGAGATAGACCTGAACCAAATGTCTTCTTTTGTCACATTGAGAGAGGATATTGTCGCCCGTTTAAAGGACTTGGGCTTCACTTATATTACGCTGGACGCCGAAGGATTCCGTTCCGGAAGCATGGATTTACTGTGA
- a CDS encoding AAA family ATPase gives MNIKRAKEEIKNTIKAYLLKDEFGEYVIPSIRQRPVLLMGPPGVGKTQIMEQTARECHVGLVAYTITHHTRQSAVGLPFIKEKEYGGKVCSVTEYTMSEIIAAIYDKMERTGLKEGILFIDEINCVSETMAPMMLQFLQCKTFGNQRVPEGWIIVAAGNPPEYNKSVRDFDVVTLDRVKRLDVEADYGVWKEYAYREKLHGAILSYLDIRKDHFYRIETTVDGVIFATARGWEDLSQFLSVYEKLGQPVDAQVIGQYIQHPKIAKDFANYLELYHKYHRDYQIDEVLAGRVQPSAISKLHFAEFDERLSVMGLLLDRLGEEFRKAYLQDCVVTELFGHLKSVRGRLEKIEADRGKPAEADSELLDTVRCLEEERQQAEKAFQRDRDAGQLDKLSEITAFKVQEKLEYMKKYVRNTAEDAETDSGFSLVREVFAKETQGRQELFDKTAEKLDYAFDFLEAAFGQGQELVVFVTELTAGYYSAWYIQENGCDRYYKYNKGLLFAERQQEISSQIEEAKDWMTGANLT, from the coding sequence GTGAATATCAAGCGGGCAAAGGAAGAGATCAAGAACACCATCAAAGCGTATCTTTTAAAGGATGAGTTCGGAGAATATGTGATTCCGTCCATCAGACAGCGGCCTGTTCTTTTGATGGGTCCTCCCGGCGTCGGGAAGACTCAGATCATGGAACAGACGGCCAGAGAATGTCATGTGGGCCTGGTAGCATATACGATCACCCATCATACAAGGCAGAGCGCGGTGGGACTTCCATTCATAAAAGAAAAAGAATACGGCGGAAAGGTCTGTTCTGTGACGGAATATACCATGAGTGAGATCATTGCGGCCATATACGATAAAATGGAAAGGACAGGCCTTAAGGAGGGGATTTTGTTCATCGACGAGATCAACTGTGTTTCAGAGACGATGGCGCCTATGATGCTCCAGTTTTTACAGTGCAAGACCTTTGGAAACCAGAGAGTGCCGGAGGGATGGATCATCGTGGCGGCCGGGAATCCTCCGGAGTACAATAAATCGGTCAGGGATTTTGACGTGGTAACGCTGGACCGGGTGAAACGGCTGGATGTGGAAGCAGATTATGGAGTATGGAAAGAATATGCCTACAGGGAAAAGCTTCACGGGGCTATTCTATCCTACCTGGACATCCGCAAGGATCATTTTTATCGGATAGAAACGACAGTGGACGGCGTGATCTTTGCTACGGCGAGAGGATGGGAGGACCTGTCACAGTTTCTTTCCGTATATGAGAAGCTGGGTCAGCCGGTGGATGCCCAGGTGATCGGACAGTATATCCAGCATCCGAAGATCGCCAAGGATTTTGCCAATTATCTGGAGCTCTATCATAAGTATCACAGGGATTATCAGATAGACGAGGTGCTCGCCGGGCGTGTACAGCCGTCGGCCATTTCCAAGCTTCATTTTGCGGAATTTGATGAAAGGCTCAGCGTTATGGGACTTCTTCTGGACAGGCTGGGAGAGGAATTCCGAAAAGCATACCTGCAGGACTGTGTGGTGACGGAGTTGTTCGGTCATCTGAAATCGGTCAGAGGCAGGCTTGAGAAAATAGAAGCAGATAGGGGAAAGCCGGCGGAGGCGGACAGTGAGCTCCTGGATACTGTGCGGTGTCTGGAAGAGGAACGGCAGCAGGCGGAGAAAGCGTTTCAGAGGGACCGGGATGCGGGGCAGCTTGACAAACTGTCGGAGATCACAGCTTTTAAAGTCCAGGAGAAGCTGGAATATATGAAGAAGTATGTGAGGAACACAGCAGAGGACGCGGAGACAGATTCGGGATTTTCGCTTGTCAGAGAGGTATTTGCAAAGGAGACCCAGGGGCGGCAGGAGCTGTTTGATAAAACAGCGGAAAAGCTTGACTATGCGTTCGATTTCCTGGAGGCAGCCTTTGGTCAGGGTCAGGAACTGGTGGTTTTCGTGACCGAGCTCACGGCGGGATATTACAGCGCCTGGTATATTCAGGAAAACGGCTGCGACCGGTATTACAAATACAATAAGGGACTTCTGTTTGCGGAAAGGCAGCAGGAGATCAGCAGCCAGATAGAAGAGGCGAAGGATTGGATGACGGGGGCGAATCTCACATGA
- the larC gene encoding nickel pincer cofactor biosynthesis protein LarC: protein MLYLECYSGISGDMAVAALLDLGASREKLEQGLASLKVDGYEVRIGRRIKCGIDACSFDVILSGKEDGHSHDYVEHIHGEHGHEGEHIHGEHDSHSHGEEHSHDGHGAHAHVHRNLEEIAGIINGSDMTERAKKTALRIFQIVAEAEGKVHGKPVEEVHFHEVGAVDSIVDIAAAAICLDDLDITEAVVSEVSEGNGHVHCQHGILPVPVPAVTAIAERYGLFLRPTDTRGEMVTPTGAAIASGIRTREELPSSYRIVKTGMGAGKKDFAKANILRAYLIEEKEQPEAMWMLETNIDDVTGEALGYVMEKLFRAGARDVCYVPVFMKKNRPAYLMKVVCDEKDREPLEELIFLHTTTIGIRRYRLERTVLSRKLLTVETPYGRARVKQVSRGEMTFYYPEYEDAARYADVSGISFQEAYEEIRRAAGCL, encoded by the coding sequence ATGCTATATTTAGAATGTTATTCCGGAATCAGCGGAGATATGGCGGTGGCGGCTCTTCTGGATCTGGGGGCCAGCAGGGAAAAGCTGGAGCAGGGGCTTGCCAGCCTCAAAGTGGACGGATATGAGGTAAGGATTGGGCGCCGGATCAAATGCGGCATTGATGCCTGCAGCTTCGATGTGATACTTTCTGGAAAAGAAGACGGTCACAGCCATGATTATGTGGAACACATTCATGGAGAACATGGCCATGAAGGAGAACATATCCACGGGGAACATGACAGCCATAGCCATGGGGAAGAGCACAGCCATGACGGCCACGGTGCCCATGCCCATGTTCACCGGAATCTGGAGGAAATCGCCGGGATCATAAACGGATCCGATATGACGGAAAGAGCGAAGAAGACGGCGCTCCGAATCTTTCAGATTGTGGCGGAAGCGGAAGGAAAGGTGCATGGAAAGCCGGTGGAGGAAGTACATTTCCATGAAGTAGGAGCGGTGGATTCTATTGTGGATATCGCGGCGGCGGCAATCTGCCTGGATGACCTGGATATCACAGAAGCGGTGGTTTCCGAGGTCAGTGAAGGAAACGGGCATGTTCATTGTCAGCACGGGATTCTTCCGGTGCCGGTGCCGGCGGTGACAGCCATTGCTGAGCGGTACGGATTATTCCTTAGACCTACGGATACGCGGGGGGAGATGGTGACGCCGACAGGCGCGGCCATTGCGTCGGGCATCCGTACCAGAGAGGAGCTTCCCTCCTCCTATCGGATCGTGAAGACAGGCATGGGCGCAGGAAAGAAGGATTTTGCAAAAGCGAATATCCTCCGGGCGTATCTGATTGAAGAGAAAGAGCAGCCGGAAGCCATGTGGATGCTGGAGACTAATATAGATGATGTAACAGGAGAAGCTTTGGGATATGTGATGGAGAAGCTTTTCCGCGCCGGGGCCAGGGATGTATGCTATGTTCCTGTCTTTATGAAGAAAAACAGGCCGGCGTATCTGATGAAGGTCGTATGTGATGAAAAAGACAGAGAGCCGCTGGAGGAGCTGATCTTCCTGCATACTACCACCATAGGGATCCGCAGATACCGGCTGGAAAGAACGGTGCTGTCCCGAAAGCTTTTGACAGTGGAGACACCGTATGGCCGGGCAAGGGTAAAACAAGTATCGAGAGGGGAAATGACGTTTTACTATCCGGAGTACGAAGACGCAGCCCGGTATGCAGACGTTTCTGGCATTTCCTTTCAGGAAGCATATGAAGAGATCCGGAGAGCAGCCGGCTGCCTGTGA
- a CDS encoding L-rhamnose isomerase, giving the protein MSQTEKNYQAARELYASIGVDTDKALETLKKTPISVHCWQIDDLQGFENPDAVLTGGIAATGNAPGKPESREEYMANLNQALDLIPGATKLALHAIYLDKHGKDIDRDEIGPEEFSEWVDFAKSRNIGLDFNPTYFSHPMSDSGYTLTSRDESVREFWINHGKCCRRIGEYFGKELGQVCITNHWIGDGNKDYTIDKLTPRLILKDSLDQIFAEPIDPRYNIDSVESKVFGLGSESYVPGSHEFYTNYALTKKNCIVCMDAGHFHPTESIAAKFSSYLAFGQELMLHVSRPVRWDSDHVVMLDDETKAIMEEIVRYDALDRIHIGTDYFDASINRIAATAIGARNARKALLLALLQPTEELIQIEREGNLTKRLAYYEELKAMPFGLVWEMFCEMENVPGRTWISELK; this is encoded by the coding sequence ATGAGTCAGACAGAAAAAAATTATCAGGCCGCGAGGGAGCTTTACGCTTCCATCGGTGTAGACACCGACAAGGCTCTGGAAACCCTGAAAAAAACACCTATTTCCGTACACTGCTGGCAGATTGACGACCTGCAGGGTTTTGAAAATCCCGACGCCGTCCTGACCGGCGGTATCGCTGCCACCGGGAACGCTCCCGGCAAGCCGGAGAGCCGGGAAGAATATATGGCAAATCTGAACCAGGCGCTGGATCTGATCCCTGGCGCCACTAAACTGGCGCTCCACGCCATCTACCTGGACAAGCACGGAAAAGACATCGACCGGGATGAGATCGGCCCTGAGGAATTCTCCGAGTGGGTGGATTTTGCCAAGAGCCGGAACATCGGTCTGGATTTTAATCCCACTTACTTTTCCCATCCCATGTCCGACAGCGGCTATACTCTGACCAGCCGCGATGAGTCTGTCAGAGAGTTCTGGATCAACCATGGAAAATGCTGCAGGCGCATCGGTGAATATTTTGGAAAAGAGCTGGGTCAGGTCTGCATCACCAATCACTGGATTGGCGACGGCAACAAAGATTACACCATTGACAAGCTGACTCCCCGCCTGATCTTAAAGGACTCCCTGGATCAGATATTTGCCGAACCCATCGATCCTCGATACAATATCGACTCCGTAGAGAGCAAGGTATTCGGGCTTGGCAGCGAAAGCTACGTACCAGGCTCCCATGAATTTTATACCAACTACGCCCTGACCAAAAAGAACTGCATCGTCTGCATGGACGCCGGACATTTCCACCCTACGGAAAGCATTGCCGCGAAGTTTTCTTCCTACCTGGCCTTCGGTCAGGAACTCATGCTGCATGTGAGCCGTCCGGTCCGCTGGGACAGCGACCACGTAGTCATGCTGGATGATGAGACAAAAGCCATCATGGAAGAAATCGTCCGCTACGACGCCCTGGACAGGATCCATATCGGTACGGATTATTTTGACGCCAGCATCAATCGGATCGCCGCCACAGCCATCGGCGCGAGAAACGCAAGAAAGGCCCTGCTTCTGGCCCTGCTCCAGCCGACGGAGGAACTGATCCAGATAGAAAGAGAAGGAAATCTGACCAAACGGCTGGCCTACTATGAGGAACTCAAAGCTATGCCCTTCGGTCTCGTCTGGGAAATGTTCTGTGAAATGGAGAACGTACCGGGAAGGACCTGGATTTCAGAGCTGAAATAA
- a CDS encoding DNA alkylation repair protein, protein MLKELRETLLDKADGGYKEFNDRLVPGTGKTIGVRVPDVRSAARAIAREDYSRFLTEIEEAQPESLYQEELMVQGMVIGYAKMPLEERFLHLDAYVPRINSWAVCDCGNSTLKFMTKYPEESFAYVCKYLESQKEYEVRFAVVTLMQYFITEPYIDKVLEIYCRISHEGYYVKMAAAWAVSVCYVRFPEKTRVILERQELEPWTHNKAIQKIRESRRVSPEEKEILNRLKVK, encoded by the coding sequence ATGCTAAAAGAGCTGAGAGAAACGCTGCTTGATAAAGCGGACGGCGGATATAAAGAATTCAATGACAGGCTGGTTCCGGGCACGGGGAAGACCATCGGGGTCCGGGTGCCGGATGTGCGGAGCGCGGCCAGGGCCATCGCCAGAGAAGATTACAGCCGTTTTTTGACGGAGATCGAGGAGGCGCAGCCGGAAAGCTTATACCAGGAAGAGCTGATGGTGCAGGGAATGGTGATCGGATACGCCAAAATGCCTCTGGAGGAGCGCTTTTTGCATCTGGATGCCTATGTTCCGCGGATCAACAGCTGGGCGGTATGTGACTGCGGGAACAGCACTCTTAAATTCATGACGAAATATCCGGAGGAGAGCTTTGCCTATGTCTGCAAATATCTGGAAAGCCAGAAAGAATATGAGGTCAGATTCGCCGTCGTGACATTAATGCAGTATTTTATCACAGAACCCTATATTGATAAGGTTCTGGAAATATATTGCCGGATCAGCCATGAGGGCTATTATGTAAAAATGGCGGCGGCCTGGGCGGTCTCCGTCTGTTATGTGCGGTTTCCGGAAAAGACCCGGGTGATTCTGGAACGGCAGGAGCTGGAGCCCTGGACTCACAATAAAGCGATCCAGAAGATCAGAGAGTCGAGGAGAGTCTCTCCGGAGGAAAAGGAAATACTGAACCGGCTGAAAGTAAAATGA
- a CDS encoding vWA domain-containing protein has translation MSKELTEKWDRIGKEILGTARNELYLNMRFLDLALCSLSFLLDTEAKRAGTDGYSVHFEPYALAELFQSDRRYVNRLYLHMVFHCLFRHLTRRGKRREDYWNLSCDIAMESIIDGLFKRSVRRAVGPVRKETYEMLGRRLKVLTAEGIYQVLMEQRLTEKQLERLEQAFWVDDHSFWPQGENGEPPELEEQLEQKWQDIAERTETRMETIGRDQSEESGNLLEQIRAKNRKRCDYRAFLKKFAVLREEMQVDTDSFDYGFYSYGLRLYGNMPLIEPQEFKEVKKIQDFIIAVDTSMSCSGGLIKSFLSETYGILSETSSFFKKVNVHIIQCDEAVRSDVRITCGEELKDYMEEFEIRGGGGTDFRPVFSYVEEQKEKGGFGSLKGLLYFTDGHGIFPKKRPDYDVAFLFMEEDYSDAAVPPWAIKLILEPEDLKPEGKRLDKHIRFV, from the coding sequence ATGTCGAAGGAGCTTACGGAGAAATGGGACCGCATTGGAAAAGAGATTCTGGGAACGGCCAGAAATGAGCTGTATCTGAACATGCGATTTCTGGATCTGGCTCTTTGCAGTCTGTCCTTTCTTTTGGATACGGAAGCAAAGAGAGCCGGGACCGACGGCTATTCCGTTCATTTTGAACCATACGCCCTGGCGGAGCTTTTTCAGAGCGACAGGCGTTATGTAAACCGCTTGTATCTGCACATGGTATTTCACTGCTTATTCCGTCATCTGACCAGGAGAGGGAAACGGAGGGAGGATTATTGGAATCTGTCCTGTGATATTGCCATGGAATCCATCATTGACGGACTTTTCAAACGCAGCGTCCGGAGGGCCGTAGGTCCGGTGCGGAAAGAGACCTACGAAATGCTTGGAAGGCGGCTTAAGGTATTAACGGCGGAAGGAATTTACCAGGTGTTAATGGAGCAGAGGCTTACAGAGAAGCAGCTGGAGCGCTTGGAGCAGGCATTCTGGGTGGATGATCACAGCTTCTGGCCACAGGGGGAAAACGGGGAGCCGCCGGAGTTGGAAGAGCAGCTGGAGCAGAAGTGGCAGGATATCGCAGAGCGGACAGAGACCAGGATGGAGACGATCGGAAGAGACCAGTCGGAGGAGTCCGGGAATCTTTTGGAGCAGATTCGGGCTAAAAACCGAAAACGCTGTGATTACCGGGCATTTTTAAAAAAGTTTGCCGTGCTGCGCGAGGAGATGCAGGTGGACACGGATTCCTTTGATTATGGATTTTACAGCTATGGTCTGAGACTTTACGGCAATATGCCGCTGATCGAACCTCAGGAATTTAAAGAGGTGAAAAAGATTCAGGACTTTATAATCGCGGTCGATACTTCCATGTCCTGTTCCGGCGGGCTGATAAAAAGCTTCCTTTCTGAGACCTATGGGATTCTGTCTGAGACGTCCAGCTTTTTTAAAAAGGTAAACGTCCATATCATACAGTGCGATGAAGCGGTTCGCTCGGATGTGCGGATCACCTGCGGGGAAGAGCTTAAGGATTATATGGAAGAGTTTGAGATCCGGGGAGGAGGAGGCACGGATTTCCGCCCTGTGTTTTCCTATGTGGAAGAACAGAAGGAAAAAGGCGGGTTTGGCAGTCTGAAGGGCCTTCTGTATTTTACGGACGGCCATGGGATATTCCCGAAGAAGAGGCCGGACTATGACGTGGCATTCCTGTTTATGGAAGAGGACTACAGTGACGCCGCCGTACCTCCCTGGGCCATCAAGCTGATCCTGGAGCCTGAGGATCTTAAGCCGGAAGGGAAACGGCTGGACAAACATATCAGATTTGTATAA